The Inediibacterium massiliense genome includes the window TTACAGATGGACTCAACCCCATTCGTCTTCCAAAACCTCAGCCAGATGCTATTAAAAAGCTAGAAATTGATGAAGTGGCAAAAATGTTAGATGTAGTGGAATCAGGAGTAGGTCTTACAGAAAAAGAACTTATTTATTGGGAAAAAACAAAGCTTCGGGACAAAGCTATATTGATTTTATTTGTTACATATGGACTCAGACTTAAAGAATTACAACAACTAAATATTTCTTCTTTTAATTTTAATCGAGGAGATTTTAAGATCTATAGAAAACGTGGAAAAGAAGTAAATATGCCTTTGAATCATTCTGTTGAAAAAGTAATTAAGGATTATATTTCTCTTGAAAGAGCTTCTGATGATCAAATCTCAGAAGAATATAAAGATGCACTTTTTTTATCTCTTCAAAAAACAAGAATAACTGAAAAAGCCATTCGTCAATTAGTAAAAAAATATACTTCCATTGCTTTAGGAACAACTCCTTCAAATGGATATAGTCCCCATAAATTAAGAGCTACTGCTGCTACTTCTTTGATTCAAAATGGCTTTTCGATCTATGATGTACAAAATCTATTAGATCATGATAATGTAACAACTACTCAATTGTATGCTGCTCATAAAAAGAATGTAAAACGTGAAATTGTAGATCAATTTGAATGGTTAGAAGAATATGATCATAAAAAATAGTCCTTTTAAATAGGACTATTTTTTATGATATAGTATGTAATTATGTGTTTTATATGATTAAAAATATTTAAATTTATTCTATATTGATATACTACTCGGAATTTATTCTACTCTATTGGTATTTTTATAATTTGGCCAGGATAAATTTCTAAAGAATTCATTTCATTTATAATACTAATTTCATGAAGAGTTTTTCGAACATCTTTATTCTTAGGAGTAAATTGTTTTGCCAAATTCCATAAAGTATCTCCATATTTTATATGAACCTCTACATACCTTATGTCTTCCTCCTTTTCTATATTTGCTTTTACTGTGATCATAAAAACTAAAGACACTAGAAAAATCACTATGATAATAATCATCATACTATGTAATGGATTTTGCACATAAAAATTTTTTGTTCTCATATCTATCACCTCGAACACTAGTTCTTTTTTATCATTGTAACAGAACAAATGTTCTTTGTAAATACTATTTACAAAATTTCCGAACAGACGTTTGATATTCATAGTGTTGTATGTTATAATAAAAAAAAACATTGTGAGGTGCTTTTTATGGCGCAAAATTTAACAAAACAACAAGAAAAAATATTGAATTATATAAAAACTATTGTAAGTACAAAAGGATATCCCCCTTCAGTAAGAGAAATTTGTGCAGCTGTAGGTTTAAAATCTACTTCTACTGTCCATAGTCATTTATCTAATCTTGAAAAAAACGGATATATTAGAAGAGATCCTACAAAACCTAGAACCATTGAAATATTAGAAGAAGATGGAATCCATAGAAAAGAAACTGTAGATATTCCTATCGTTGGAAAAGTTACTGCTGGAGAGCCCATCTTAGCTGTACAAAATATTGAAGATGCATTCCCTGTTCCTGCAGAATTTTTAGATCACCATAATTATTTTATGTTAACCGTAAGGGGAACAAGTATGATTAATGCAGGAATATTAGATGGAGATTATGTCTTAGTCAAACAAAAAAGTACAGCTGAAAATGGAGAAATTGTAGTAGCACTCTTAGAAGACGAAGCCACTGTAAAAAGATTTTTTAAAGAAAAAGACTGCATAAGACTGCAGCCTGAAAATCCTTCTATGTCTCCTATTCTTACTAAAGATGTAACTATATTAGGAATCGTAAAAGGAGTATTTAGAAAATTATAGTATAGAAAAAAATAATGTGGACATACTTTGAATATGAGAATAAGATGAACAAATATTTTAGTCCCCCTTTAATATTTGACTTTTCATCCTATTCTCTTTTTTTAATATTTTATAAATCTAAAATCATTTATAAATAAGTTCAATATTTAAATTCTAAACTGTTTGATCAGCACTTCTAGTTCTTCTGCAATTTTTGCTAACCCTTCACTAGAATTTGCAATTTCTTCAATAGATGCAGACTGTTCCTCTATAGAAGCTGAGGCTTCTTGTGTTCCTGCTGCATTCTCCTCTGCTATAGCAGATAAATTTTGCATAAGATCAACTAATTTATTTTTATTCTCTGTCATGTGCCCTGCTGAGGTATTCAATTTAATAATTACATCTTTAACAGATTCAATAGCCTGTGCAATGGAATCAAATTTCACTTGCGTTTCTCCTACACTTTGCTTTTGTTGATCTGCAATTTTTTTTACTTGATTCATTCCTTCTACTGCATTTTTTGATTGTTCCTTTAACTCATCGATTACAGATTTAATTTCTTCTGTAAAACGATTAGAATCTTCAGCTAGTTTTCTGATTTCATCTGCTACTACTGCAAAGCCTCTTCCTGCTTCTCCAGCACGAGCAGCTTCAATAGCTGCATTTAAAGCTAATAAATTGGTTTGATCTGCTATACTTTGAATCATTTCACTAGCTGTTTCAATTTTTTCAGCATTTTCATTATTTCTTAAAATAATATCATATATATTTTGTGCTGCTTGATTATTTTGATCTGTATGATCTACAAGAATGCTTAATATTGAAAATCCTTCTTCTTTTTCTTTTTCAATCACTTGAGTTGCTTGATTCAATTCTTTTAAACACTTCATGTCTTGTTCAATTAAATCATTCATTTGATCTACATGATGAGCAGAAATTTCTGTATCCCTTGCCTGATCACTAGCCCCTTTTGCGATTTCTTCTATCGTCTTTGCCACTTCCTCTGAGGCTATGGCTGATTGCTCTGTAGTCGCTGTCAATTCTTCCGATGAGGACGCTATATACTTAGAAGATTCCGTAGTTTTTACAATAAAATCTTTAACAGCATCCTCCATTCTTTTTAGTGAATGAACCATACTACCTATTTCATCTTTTCTATTTTCATAATTAAATTTTTTAAAACTTTCATCCGTTTGAAAATCTAAATCAGCTTGCTTATTAATGACTTTTGTAATATCTACAATTGGTTTTGAAATCGTTCCACTTACAAAATAAGTAATTACTGCTCCTATAAGAATTGCAATTGCTGTTAATATCATTAAAATATTTTGAAGATGATTTACTTCTTTTAGAACTTCTTTAGCATCTACGCTTACTATAATAATCCAAGGAGTTCCTTCTATTGGAGAAAATCCTACAATTCTATCTGCTCCGTCATAAAAATAATCTCCACTACCAGCTTCTCTTTTTAATATTTTATTTTTCATCAGTTCACTAAATTGATGAAGCTTTGGATTTTCTTTAGCATTTTCTACAATATTATCTTGTTTCATAACTAATTCTATATTTTGATTTCCTACAACAATTCCTTCATTATTGATAATACTTGTATAGCCAGTTTTTCCATAAGTTATTTTGCTTGCTATTTTACTTAATGTATTGGCTTCTTTCACTCCATAAAATACTCCTTTGGTATTATCACTTAAAATAATAGGAGCTGTATAAGTCATCACAGGCTTATTTATTTTTTTACTAATAATCAAATCTGATGCATTCAGCTCTCCTTTTAAAGCTTTTTGAAAATATTCTCTACTACTTATATCTACTATAGTTGGTATATCTTCTAAAAGCGTACTAGATCCATTTTCATCCGCCAAACCAAACCGAAGATACCCTGTTCTTTTCGCTTCTTCTGTACAAAAAGCTATCTTTTGTTCTAAAGGAATATTTTTATCTTGTATAATTGGATTTTGAGCTAAAGAATCTACATATCTTAGGTCTACTTCAATTTCTGTTTCTATATATTTTGCATTAGCTTGTGCTATCTTCTTTAAATTTTCATGAGCATCTTTTACTAACTCTTTACTAAAGATATTCATACATACAAAGGATAGTCCTATACTTAAAATAAATATGACACAAGTAAAAATAGCAATTAACCTAGTTTTTAAAGATTTCATAATATACCTCCATTGTTTATAAGGTAGTATCAAATACAATACTACTTTTGTAATTAAAAATTTCATATGTTAAGAGTCACATAGTTCTTAAACAAGCAATCCCTCCTTTCAATATATAATTAGAAAATATTGCAACTCTTATAAATATTAGATTTTAATATATTAGCAGGTTGTTGAATAACTAAAATGACCAGTAAAAAAGTCGCCCAATGTCTAGCATCATGTTACAAACCACACAAAACAATCACTAGAAAGAACGACTATAATGATAGTAACAATTCACAAGATACTTGATAACCCTACAAGTTTCATTGGAATAAATAGCAATTCTAGAAAATAGATATTTCTAAAAAACTCTAAACTAATTATTCAACCAGCTATATTAAAATTATTACATATAGTTAAATTATACAATTTTCTACAATGTTTTACAACTCGTTTTCAAAGCAATACTATATATAAAATGTATAATTTCTATTATTTTCTTTTATTTCATCCAAGCTTATTGCCCTAAAAATCCATTTGTATTTTAAAAAACAATTGAGTATGTTACTACTATAATAGCCATCTTTCTAAATATAAATTTTTTAAAGGTGCCTAATTTTCATAATAAAAGAATCAAGGGAATTTTCTCCCTTGATCTAATCATCTATTTTGTACTATTTTTTATACAAAAAACTAAAAATGAGTCTGGTAATATTTTTGCATACCTTTTATATGTTATTAAATTATTATCTAAACCATACATTCTTACTTCTTTTGGAAATTTTAAAGTAAGGTATTCTACATTATTCTCTGTCCAATACTTAGACTCAACTCCTTCAATTTTCTCCTCACAAGCACCATCTATTGTAGTAATTCTATATTTATCTTTTCCAACTTCTATAGTCAATCCATTAGCAGTGGCATAAGTCGAGTATCTAACAACTGATTTTCCAGAAGTTGTGAATCCTATATAATTTTCAGAACATAAATCATATATTTCATCTAGGTCTTTTTCAACATTCAAAACTGCATTGCCCCCTTGAAAATCAAGAATTATAAATACTTTTTCTTTGGTGTTCATTTCCCCTCTTTGTAGAAATAATATTCCACTTACTGTTCCTTTGTATTTTCCTTCTTTGTTTTCAAATATAGAAGATTTTTCTTGATTATCTACTGTATAAAAGTTGATTGCAAATTTGTTAGATTGAATATTTTTCAAGTAATATTTGCCATGTATATACTGTGCATATTCTGGATCATCATATGGTTTTATATTTTTTCTTTTATATATTGAATTTAACATTTTTGAATAATTGTTATAGATTATTTCTTGGAGTTCTTTTGC containing:
- the yneA gene encoding cell division suppressor protein YneA, whose protein sequence is MRTKNFYVQNPLHSMMIIIIVIFLVSLVFMITVKANIEKEEDIRYVEVHIKYGDTLWNLAKQFTPKNKDVRKTLHEISIINEMNSLEIYPGQIIKIPIE
- a CDS encoding tyrosine-type recombinase/integrase; the protein is MTKQILKVHNKSDRPDNIVQKENQLIEKCIEIEKKLPNFMKDFFIYLKNGVALSTRHAYLQDILFFCKYLILETNLTKASETEEISQDDFNNIKARDINRFIGDYCTRYTIEENGTPTIMENHNRALARKKSSLTVLFKYLFRDEMIKENITDGLNPIRLPKPQPDAIKKLEIDEVAKMLDVVESGVGLTEKELIYWEKTKLRDKAILILFVTYGLRLKELQQLNISSFNFNRGDFKIYRKRGKEVNMPLNHSVEKVIKDYISLERASDDQISEEYKDALFLSLQKTRITEKAIRQLVKKYTSIALGTTPSNGYSPHKLRATAATSLIQNGFSIYDVQNLLDHDNVTTTQLYAAHKKNVKREIVDQFEWLEEYDHKK
- the lexA gene encoding transcriptional repressor LexA encodes the protein MAQNLTKQQEKILNYIKTIVSTKGYPPSVREICAAVGLKSTSTVHSHLSNLEKNGYIRRDPTKPRTIEILEEDGIHRKETVDIPIVGKVTAGEPILAVQNIEDAFPVPAEFLDHHNYFMLTVRGTSMINAGILDGDYVLVKQKSTAENGEIVVALLEDEATVKRFFKEKDCIRLQPENPSMSPILTKDVTILGIVKGVFRKL
- a CDS encoding methyl-accepting chemotaxis protein, with protein sequence MKSLKTRLIAIFTCVIFILSIGLSFVCMNIFSKELVKDAHENLKKIAQANAKYIETEIEVDLRYVDSLAQNPIIQDKNIPLEQKIAFCTEEAKRTGYLRFGLADENGSSTLLEDIPTIVDISSREYFQKALKGELNASDLIISKKINKPVMTYTAPIILSDNTKGVFYGVKEANTLSKIASKITYGKTGYTSIINNEGIVVGNQNIELVMKQDNIVENAKENPKLHQFSELMKNKILKREAGSGDYFYDGADRIVGFSPIEGTPWIIIVSVDAKEVLKEVNHLQNILMILTAIAILIGAVITYFVSGTISKPIVDITKVINKQADLDFQTDESFKKFNYENRKDEIGSMVHSLKRMEDAVKDFIVKTTESSKYIASSSEELTATTEQSAIASEEVAKTIEEIAKGASDQARDTEISAHHVDQMNDLIEQDMKCLKELNQATQVIEKEKEEGFSILSILVDHTDQNNQAAQNIYDIILRNNENAEKIETASEMIQSIADQTNLLALNAAIEAARAGEAGRGFAVVADEIRKLAEDSNRFTEEIKSVIDELKEQSKNAVEGMNQVKKIADQQKQSVGETQVKFDSIAQAIESVKDVIIKLNTSAGHMTENKNKLVDLMQNLSAIAEENAAGTQEASASIEEQSASIEEIANSSEGLAKIAEELEVLIKQFRI